The genomic window ATTGCAGGTCGTGGACTTAGAGCGCAAGATTATAAGGATTTCGCAAGTGTGATTATCCTAGATGAAGAACTAGCCAATAGCCTTTTTGGTTCAGCAAAAGATGCCCTCAACCAGATTGTTGAAGTAAATGAAATCAGTTACCGTGTTATTGGTGTTTATGCAAGTAAAGAAGCTAAGGCTGCAAAAACCTTTGGCGTTGGAGGGCTCCCGATTACGACTAATACATCTCTAGCGGTCAATTTTAACACAGATGAGATTTCAAATATTGTCTTTCGTGTCAATGATACTAGCTTGACCCAGACTTTAGGACCAGAGCTGGCTAGAAAAATGACAGAGATTGCAGGCCTCCAACAAGGGGAGTATCAGGTTGCCGATGCAACGGAAGCCTTCAACGAAGTTCAACAACTCTTTGGCTTCATAACAACGATTATTAGTGCTATTGCGGGGATTTCCCTTTTTGTCGGTGGTACTGGTGTTATGAACATTATGCTCGTCTCAGTGACAGAGCGTACCCGTGAGATTGGTCTACGTAAAGCGCTAGGAGCAACACGTGGGAATATTCTAGTTCAGTTCTTGATTGAATCTATGATTTTAACCATGTTAGGTGGCTTCATCGGTCTTCTGCTCGCTGCAGGGGTGACTATGCTTGCAGGTATTCTACTTCAAAACATGATTGCAGGAATCGAAGTTGGCGTATCCATTCCAATCGCCCTCTTTAGTCTAGCGGTCTCAGCTAGTATCGGTATGATCTTCGGTGTTCTACCAGCCAATAAAGCCTCTAAGCTGGATCCGATCGAAGCACTTCGCTATGAATAAGACAATCAACAGGAAAAACGAGATGGACGCTTGTCTATCTTGTTTTTTGTATGGATTTCTCTATCGAAAATCACTAAAAATGTGGTATAATGAAGTGTTAGAAAAACAGGTTTCATTAGCCTGGAAAGGAAATATTATGTCTGAAAAGAATTTTTATATTACAACACCGATTTACTATCCATCTGGTAAACTTCATATCGGTTCTGCCTACACAACTATCGCATGTGATGTCTTAGCTCGTTACAAACGTCTCATGGGCTACGATGTCTTTTATCTGACTGGTCTTGATGAGCATGGCCAGAAAATCCAACAGAAAGCTGAAGAAGCTGGGATTACACCTCAAGCCTATGTTGACGGTATGGCAGTTGGAGTTAAAGAACTCTGGAAATTATTGGATATCTCATATGATAAATTCATCCGTACAACTGATGACTACCATGAAAAAGTAGTAGCACAAGTCTTTGAACGCTTACTTGCTCAAGATGATATCTACTTGGGTGAATACTCTGGTTGGTATTCAGTTTCAGATGAAGAATTCTTTACAGAAAGTCAGCTTGCGGAAGTTTTCCGTGATGAGGCTGGAAATGTAACGGGCGGTATCGCTCCATCAGGACACGAAGTGGAATGGGTTTCAGAAGAGTCTTACTTCCTTCGCCTCAGCAAGTACCAAGATCGTTTGGTCGAATTTTTCAAATCACATCCTGACTTCATCACTCCTGATGGTCGTCTCAATGAAATGTTGCGTAACTTTATTGAGCCAGGTTTGGAAGATTTAGCAGTATCTCGTACAACCTTTACCTGGGGTGTACCAGTCCCATCAAATCCAAAACACGTTGTTTACGTTTGGTTTGATGCCCTTCTAAATTATGTGACAGCTCTTGGCTACGATCAAGAAGAACATGGCAACTTTGACAAGTTCTGGAATGGAACAGTCTTCCATATGGTCGGAAAAGACATCCTTCGTTTCCACTCAATTTACTGGCCAATCCTTCTCATGATGTTGGATATCAAATTGCCAGAACGTTTGATTGGGCACGGATGGTTTGTCATGAAAGACGGCAAGATGTCTAAGTCTAAAGGGAACGTTGTCTATCCTGAAATGTTGATAGAGCGTTTTGGTCTCGATCCACTTCGTTACTACCTCATGCGTAGCCTTCCAGTCGGTTCAGACGGAACCTTCACTCCAGAAGATTATGTAGGCCGTATCAACTATGAATTGGCAAACGACCTTGGAAACCTCCTCAACCGTACGGTTTCTATGATTAACAAGTACTTTGATGGACAAATCCCTGCCTATGTAGAAGGTGTAACTGAGTTTGACAATGCTCTTGCTCAAGTAGCAGAACAATCAATCGCTGACTACCATACCTACATGGAAGCAGTTGACTATCCACGTGCACTTGAAGCAGTCTGGACTCTTATCTCACGTACTAACAAATACATCGACGAGACAGCACCTTGGGTCTTAGCTAAGGATGAAGCGTACCGTGACCAATTGGCAAGTGTGATGAGCCACTTGGCAGCCAGCCTTCGTGTCGTAGCTCACTTGATTGAGCCATTTATGATGGAAACTAGTCGTGCAGTTTTGACTCAACTTGGTTTAGCAGAAGTTTCTAGCCTTGAAAACTTGAGCTTGGCTGATTTCCCTGCTGGTGTGACTGTTGTTGCCAAAGGAACACCAATCTTCCCACGTCTCGATATGGAAGAAGAAATCGCCTATATCAAGGAACAAATGGAAGGCAACAAACCAGCAGCCGAAAAAGAATGGAATCCAGATGAAGTCGAACTCAAGCTAAACAAGGATGAAATCAAGTTTGAAGACTTCGATAAGGTTGAAATTCGTGTTGCTGAAGTC from Streptococcus sp. oral taxon 061 includes these protein-coding regions:
- a CDS encoding ABC transporter permease — its product is MQNLKFAFSSIMAHKMRSFLTMIGIIIGVSSVVVIMALGDSMSRQVNKNLTKSQKNIHVFFSPTKSTDGSFTQKQSALTLSGGQEENIVEPPKPQEAWVKEAAKLKGVDSYYVTNSANVTLTYKDKKVEHANMTGGNVTYMDAVENEIIAGRGLRAQDYKDFASVIILDEELANSLFGSAKDALNQIVEVNEISYRVIGVYASKEAKAAKTFGVGGLPITTNTSLAVNFNTDEISNIVFRVNDTSLTQTLGPELARKMTEIAGLQQGEYQVADATEAFNEVQQLFGFITTIISAIAGISLFVGGTGVMNIMLVSVTERTREIGLRKALGATRGNILVQFLIESMILTMLGGFIGLLLAAGVTMLAGILLQNMIAGIEVGVSIPIALFSLAVSASIGMIFGVLPANKASKLDPIEALRYE
- the metG gene encoding methionine--tRNA ligase, with product MSEKNFYITTPIYYPSGKLHIGSAYTTIACDVLARYKRLMGYDVFYLTGLDEHGQKIQQKAEEAGITPQAYVDGMAVGVKELWKLLDISYDKFIRTTDDYHEKVVAQVFERLLAQDDIYLGEYSGWYSVSDEEFFTESQLAEVFRDEAGNVTGGIAPSGHEVEWVSEESYFLRLSKYQDRLVEFFKSHPDFITPDGRLNEMLRNFIEPGLEDLAVSRTTFTWGVPVPSNPKHVVYVWFDALLNYVTALGYDQEEHGNFDKFWNGTVFHMVGKDILRFHSIYWPILLMMLDIKLPERLIGHGWFVMKDGKMSKSKGNVVYPEMLIERFGLDPLRYYLMRSLPVGSDGTFTPEDYVGRINYELANDLGNLLNRTVSMINKYFDGQIPAYVEGVTEFDNALAQVAEQSIADYHTYMEAVDYPRALEAVWTLISRTNKYIDETAPWVLAKDEAYRDQLASVMSHLAASLRVVAHLIEPFMMETSRAVLTQLGLAEVSSLENLSLADFPAGVTVVAKGTPIFPRLDMEEEIAYIKEQMEGNKPAAEKEWNPDEVELKLNKDEIKFEDFDKVEIRVAEVKEVSKVEGSDKLLQFRLDAGDGEDRQILSGIAKYYPNEQELVGKKVQIVANLKPRKMMKKYVSQGMILSAEHDGKLTLLTVDPAVPNGSVIG